Genomic DNA from Lycorma delicatula isolate Av1 chromosome 5, ASM4794821v1, whole genome shotgun sequence:
actgcTTCCAACATTTGTCTGGATGGTTCAAAAGAAACTATGGTAAAATCATGATAAACATagtatcacaaaatacacaattaattataaaattttttttttttttgtcttcagtcatttgactggtttgatgcagctctccacgattccctatctagtgctagtcgtttcatttcagtataccctctacatcctacatccctaacaatttgttttacatattccaaacgtggcctgcctacacaattttttccttctacctgtccttccaatattaaagcgactattccaggatgccttagtatgtggcctataagtctgtctgttcttttaactttatttttccaaatgcttcattcttcatctatttgtcgcaatacctcttcatttgtcactttatccacccatctgatttttaacattctcctatagcaccgcatttcaaaagcttctaatcttttcttctcagatactccgattgtccaagtttcacttccatataaagcgacactccaaacatacactttcaaaaatcttttcctgacatttaaattcatttttgatgtaaacaaattatatttcttactgaaggctcgtttagcttgtgctattcggcattttatatcgctcctgcttcgtccatctttagtaattttacttcccaaataacaaaattcttctacctccataatcttttctcctcctattttcacattcagtggtccttctttgttatttctactacatttcattacttttgttttgttcttgtttattctcatgcgatagttcttgcgtaggacttcatctatgccgttcattgtttcttctaaatcctttttgttctcggctagaattactatatcatcagcaaatcgtagcatcttatcttttcaccttgtactgttactccgaatctaaattgttctttaacatcattaactgctagatccatgtaaagattaaaaagtaacggagatagggaacatccttgtcggactccctttcttattacggcttctttcttatgtttttcaattattactgttgctgtttggttcttgtacatgttagcaattgttcttctatctctgtatttgaaccctaacttttttaaaatgctgaacattttattccagtctacgttatcgaatgccttttccaggtctataaacgcctgccaattataaaataaataatagatatgattaaaagtccataatataaaaatgtgaaataatgttaaggtaaatatgtaaagatactaataaaaaaaagatacaaaattatttacaattcagaaactttaatgttttttttttgagcaatttatGTACACTGAATAAGATGCAGAGATTTCTGGGGtttttcatgttaatattttatttttctggttaatatttttgttttttaactagttattatgtataataaaaaatataaataaatttgactaaaatttttcaaatacattgTGTAGCCTGAATCATATATAGTGCTACTGTATGCAACACctcaaaattgcaaaaatgtacatataaatttatatacaatttttaaattactataaaacagtaaaaaatacatagaaaaattaatattttttttgttattatttgaaaagtttgaaTAGCTTGACTGAAATACTCAATtgagttaataaaacaaaactatacaaAATGAAGCTGATTAAAAATATGGCCAGATTAGTTAATACAAGTCAGTTtacatttaaagtattatttttaaaaaactacacaataaattaaacttaGTTCAGTATATATGTTAAAAGTGAAATGAAGTATTTTTagactatataatataaaagaagaagTGGCTCTAAGgggaaaaaatagaattaaatacagCACATCAATTGCACTAAGGTAAGATCTGACTGGCCATGTTGAAAATGTTACAGTAGATGATATGGTTTTTGATTCATATTGTTTACAGAATTTGACATGTTTGTCGTATATCAACTACTACTAACATATTCATAAGAAAGATCAATTTGTACAGCCGATGCTATGGTACTCAACCAAGTGACAAGAGGATTTCCACACACAGAAGAATTACCACTGCATGAAGTTTTTGATGATGTTATTGATTTATGCGACTGTAAAATGGCTATTGTATCACATGggtgaacaaaataaaatggtCGATGTAATAAAGGATGTTCTTGTTGTGATATGATAcatattttattgtcattataatttatactttgttTATTAATCTCATCAATTGTTAATATATGTCCATTTCTTTTCCAcgcattaaaatataatgaaggtGCACCATAACTTGGACTGTACAATATGTGATATTCCCAAAACACCAGTTCTGTaccatttttaacattatattcatTACAGTCACCTTCACTGTTATTAACATCAATATTCTCACTATTGCTATCGTACTGCTTTTTGATGGTTACGGaaggattattaataattttagcaaCTTTCTTCAATAAATAAGATTCACCTACTGAATTgatctcatttttattataaaatatccaaccatcatttattttatttgatattttaataaacaattcgcaataattaataaaatcatcccATGACATGAAacaattgttgttattaataccTATTACACATGATGACATATTGAATGCTTTTATTATGAATCTTACATCAAATCTTCATGATaactcgcaaaaaaaaaaaacaaataactttggcttttcattatttgtatataaaatattatcaattacagAAAACAATCAACTGAAATAATTCTCAACCTGGAACAGAAATAAAACACATTCCTCAATTTTTCAAGtcacaaacattttctgaaacatttcatcaaaaaaaataatactttaatttcaatACAGATGCATTAAGATTAGAATTACAAATGACATTCAAATTTTACTGGAATTGTTCTCCGAAGGTATCCTAGAGCTAATTATTAGCATCTTCTTCAATGCAGTTTTTCATTAGGCTATTAACTATggctatcttaaaaatattaattaatcccataaataacataattttaatctatgtgtgttttttcattaaatacatttgtttatGCCAAAGAAGAATGTGCAAATTTCAATGGACAACATTTAAGATCTCAATGCAACTAAACAAATtacaaagtattataaaaataacatattaaatgaacaagCACAACATGCATTGAATATGTTACTGTTCAACTCAAACTCAGTTCATTCAGACTAGAGAGGACTAGCCGTGGTGTTGTTAAATCAAAGTCTTGTTGACCTGCATTAAGCgtgaagtataaaaaatagaaacttaaaatcatttttcatatacatattaatattatactcaAACTTTACTTACagtatgaacattttatttaattatgaattcttATTTACAATATGAGCAGTTTGAAATTCAATGTATAATTATAGGTATAGTACAAGCATTTAGTGTAGTATATTCTTTAATAAGAAGTTACAAGAAATTTGAATTTACTAATTTGATAATTCATACATTAGTTTCATTCCATTGTATTTCAGAACATAGTACCAACTTAGATTACATAAACCCgctcaaaattacaaaagaaatgggagttcttaaatctgtaaaaaaaaccaGGTTAATCGTTCAGGTGAATGGAGTTGTACTGCCTTtggaaaaaagttcaaataatttatgtgaCTACATGACAAATGACTTCAATACttaaatacactaaaatttatcatattactCATATTTATTCAATACTTTAAAAAGCAATCatgaaatgtgaaaattaattctgaaaaaattagtaGCTCTATCCAACAGCAAATCAACTATCAACATGAGCAATTCTAGAAagatatgagtaaaaaaaaatgtgttaaatcaggtaatttaaaatgaattttgggaGCTCTGTCTAATTGATTGTGATAACATAAATCAAAGcacatacattttatttgtaatacaacatatcaaatatgttaatgaaaatcttttcttCTGGATAAGTAACTCAAGGTGAATTTTGATGTGTTTAACTGGTTACTTTTAATAAACGTTTCATTACATGAAATTATTCATTGTAgattaaattaaagtaactatgaaagataataaaattaaaaaattttaaaacccatGACGAAAAACctaacatgaaataattaaatataagtattttaccttataatcttgacattgtgatattgtttttaagataataagatttaagattttaattaactgttacGTGTGACTATGATGATACTTAAAGCTTATCTATGCAGTCTACAGGTCATGCATAACagttaatcaaaatttcaaattttattatcttaaaaaataatgtcacagaggattataaggtaaacatacaattatttaattatttcatgttttttttaagttttttgtcaggtctttaaaagtttttaatttaattttttatttattactttttaaagattagtaggcctACTATCTGTGGATGTTTATATGCAATGCAAACTGCATAAAAATCAGCCCAATCATTTTAGAGAAACATCTACTGTAGTACCCTCTGGTGGCCTATAAccataaaattaatctaagaacctgatctgaggtgatacctatgtaatgcaaaaaatcaCATTGAAATCGTTCcaatagtttttgaggaaaatggtaacagacatgtAAACAAACACAGATACACAACCTCCTACCCAAAACTCATATACTGTCTCCATTACATTGTGGGTAAATAGTCAAATACATCcaatttaaaacatacatttttggattttgtatcaaaatttatcaaaaaacgattgttttttGAGGTAGATATTTTGAGTCTTTGGTATCTTTGCAATgggtttctttttacaaaattgtgaaattttatcaCGTAACAAGTAAGAATACAGCCTTTGTAGTAACAGaaactttgttaatataatttttcaacaatccTGAGtttagtttcttaaaaattaaaattgtacactACTGACCAATTATCTTTTTTGATGTTTCAAAATGTATTTGCTAGGTCTATTGTTTGGCTTcttattccaattatttttaagaggactggttttttcataaatttgtagtagaagttaaaaaatttctaaataaaaaagaactactTAAgacagtatttcttttaattgataaTGCTCCACCGCACTTGAATGAGAAATTAATATGCAGTAATGACATTTCTACCACCAAATATTCAGAGAACTCATACTCATGTTAGTCTGtacatctattaatattttaaatagtcttATTCAATGTATGGATCAAGGGGTCATTCCAGCACTCAAGAAAATCTGCAATGAGAGATGCTtaagtatatttttggaaaagAGAGTAAAATGTAGCAAattgaacatatttaaaaaaaatttaaaggattcatttattaaacagtGGACGCTTGGTGTGAAATTAGAATAGAAACTcctaaaaatcatgaaaaacattattattaattaatgataatatttagcTGAATAACTTGAGTTTTCCATAATCTGAAGGACCTATGGACCACATTAACTAGGATTTAGAAAGACTCtaccttatttaaatttatttaatacatcacAAGTggattccaataatttttttctattttatctattCAAAATTggttcaatatttaattaaaatttattttctgttatttatttcaattatttgtaCTGTTATTAAGGTATAAATCTGTAATATACAAttcaagtttaaaaaagatttgataaaaGAGGATTCAAAtggcaaattaatatttattttactgttctgTTAGAAGAAAGATATTTTAGTGTTACAACTTTTAGTGCATTAAGCACAAGTTATTTTGAATCTCCTTTATAGTGTATTCCAACATCAACCTTTGAATCATAAGCTTCCACCTATTTGTTGATCCAAAGCTCTGATAGTTCTCTTCAGAGAATTGTCATTTTGTTATCCTTAGTTTAATTTCTAATTCTAAAAAatcctgaaatttttaaatctgttaaaattattgtgaatttaaacaaattatcgcccactaatgaacaaataaataataataataatgaacaaaattattggtaaatataataaaatttctacattcaGTGCATCATTACTCACTCTAATGAACACACAGTCTTCCACTTCCTGGAAGACTTGCTTCTAATTTTTATCAGgattattaactgataattttatcagtttattaacagatgaaacaaaatttatgatttaaacaaaacaaatattgaaagGGGTTTGCTCTTACTACACAATGCTTCTGCACATTCTCTTGGTGGCAATGAAAACATAAACGTAAAAACATAAGATGGTTAAATTgagatgtttttacaaaaaacaacttCTTTGACCCAGGTGCTAgatcaaagttttatcaaaacattgAGGATGTACTGGGCAAATGTATCTTACATACATTTAAAGCAAATCAGATGAtgaaattactttacaaaaatttcaacataaaagaTTTTATCAAGGCCACTTATGTGTCTGGTGAAAGGCTTgacaattaacaacaaaaagttttaaattaatcttatgatTTTACcaatagatttatttacttaGCAGTTAAATATGttcttgcaataaaaaaatatttttaattagtacatACCTTACTACAATCAAAAACAAGTTCAACTAATGGTTAAATATCTGTACTTGAGTAATCAGGATTTTCTGATAATTTGACAAATCTCCAATCCCAAGACTGTTTGATTAGAAAGATTAAATTGCACTGGctttaattaaactgattttggCACT
This window encodes:
- the Atg10 gene encoding autophagy-related 10, encoding MSSCVIGINNNNCFMSWDDFINYCELFIKISNKINDGWIFYNKNEINSVGESYLLKKVAKIINNPSVTIKKQYDSNSENIDVNNSEGDCNEYNVKNGTELVFWEYHILYSPSYGAPSLYFNAWKRNGHILTIDEINKQSINYNDNKICIISQQEHPLLHRPFYFVHPCDTIAILQSHKSITSSKTSCSGNSSVCGNPLVTWLSTIASAVQIDLSYEYVSSS